The following proteins come from a genomic window of Canis aureus isolate CA01 chromosome 3, VMU_Caureus_v.1.0, whole genome shotgun sequence:
- the ENO1 gene encoding alpha-enolase, translating to MSILKIHAREIFDSRGNPTVEVDLYTSKGLFRAAVPSGASTGIYEALELRDNDKTRYMGKGVSKAVEHINKTIAPALISKKVNVVEQEKIDKLMIEMDGTENKSKFGANAILGVSLAVCKAGAVEKGVPLYRHIADLAGNSEVILPVPAFNVINGGSHAGNKLAMQEFMILPVGAANFKEAMRIGAEVYHNLKNVIKEKYGKDATNVGDEGGFAPNILENKEALELLKNAIGKAGYTDKVVIGMDVAASEFFRSGKYDLDFKSPDDPSRYITPDQLADLYKSFIRDYPVVSIEDPFDQDDWEAWQKFTASAGIQVVGDDLTVTNPKRISKAVGEKSCNCLLLKVNQIGSVTESLQACKLAQSNGWGVMVSHRSGETEDTFIADLVVGLCTGQIKTGAPCRSERLAKYNQILRIEEELGSKAKFAGRSFRNPLAK from the exons ATGTCTATTCTCAAGATCCACGCCAGGGAGATCTTTGACTCTCGCGGGAACCCCACTGTTGAGGTTGACCTCTACACCTCCAAAG GTCTCTTCAGAGCTGCTGTGCCCAGTGGTGCCTCCACTGGTATCTACGAGGCCCTCGAGCTCCGGGACAATGACAAGACACGCTACATGGGGAAAG GTGTCTCAAAGGCTGTTGAGCACATCAATAAAACTATTGCACCTGCCCTGATTAGCAAG AAAGTGAATGTTGTGGAGCAGGAAAAGATTGACAAACTGATGATCGAGATGGACGGGACAGAGAATAAAT CTAAATTTGGTGCAAACGCCATTCTGGGAGTGTCCCTGGCTGTCTGCAAGGCGGGGGCTGTCGAGAAGGGGGTGCCCCTGTACCGCCACATTGCTGATTTGGCTGGCAATTCTGAAGTTATCCTGCCAGTTCCG GCTTTCAATGTCATCAACGGTGGTTCCCATGCTGGCAACAAGCTGGCCATGCAGGAGTTCATGATCCTTCCCGTCGGTGCAGCGAACTTCAAGGAGGCCATGCGCATCGGAGCAGAGGTTTATCATAACCTGAAGAATGTCATCAAGGAGAAATATGGAAAAGATGCCACCAATGTGGGCGATGAAGGTGGATTTGCTCCTAATATCCTGGAGAACAAAGAAG CTCTGGAACTGCTGAAGAATGCCATCGGGAAGGCTGGCTACACCGATAAGGTGGTCATCGGCATGGACGTAGCTGCTTCCGAGTTCTTCAGGTCTGGGAAGTATGACCTGGACTTCAAGTCCCCTGATGACCCCAGCAGGTACATCACGCCTGATCAGCTGGCTGACCTCTACAAGTCCTTCATCAGGGACTACCCAG TGGTGTCTATCGAAGACCCCTTCGACCAGGATGACTGGGAAGCTTGGCAGAAATTCACTGCCAGCGCTGGAATCCAGGTGGTGGGGGACGATCTCACCGTGACCAACCCAAAGCGGATTTCCAAGGCTGTGGGCGAGAAATCGTGCAACTGCCTCCTGCTTAAAGTGAACCAGATTGGCTCTGTGACCGAGTCTCTTCAGGC GTGCAAGCTGGCCCAGTCCAATGGGTGGGGCGTCATGGTGTCGCATCGCTCCGGGGAGACCGAAGATACCTTCATCGCTGACCTGGTGGtgggactctgcactgggcag aTCAAGACGGGTGCACCATGCAGATCTGAGCGCTTGGCCAAGTACAACCAGATCCTCAG AATTGAAGAGGAACTGGGTAGCAAGGCCAAGTTCGCCGGCAGAAGCTTCAGAAACCCCCTTGCCAAGTAA